In Pirellulaceae bacterium, the following are encoded in one genomic region:
- a CDS encoding alpha-galactosidase has product MRNTPIFVLLFLSFPTDPPPLAAAHPVEQQEARCWIGAKFKGIPEKQRPQAYLIDRSLGAPMRKNSVTTRVYYVETGALPLKIANTTYSGGLHCASAGKIEVHLPAAAESFEAVFGVDSNRVTSFYSNAGRGRVLGSVQIGDREAFHSQVMSEGMPGVPIKADINGASQFTLQLEGRPEGIVQRVNFNQADWANARVTMVNGETVKLGELPIGPLRSAYSPEAPFSFVYGGRHSSKFLKHWDLQRVQKQLDANRQEHTLTYTDPKTGLQVRCVGVEYHDFPVVEWKLFLKNTSNQPTPLIEDIFPIDTTFERRNEGEFILHHASGATHSLVSIEGTDYAPRETRLNPNSEKRLSSKAGLPASHDLPFWNIEFPGGGVVMAVGWPGQWAATLQRDKARSLHISAGQEEVHFRLLPGEEVRSPMIALLFWNGDDWIRAQNLWRRWMIAHNLPKVDGIPHPPQHAAGASAQYIEVSTGTEQNQLEFLKRYQEEGIMPDYWWIDAGWYEFSDYWLDVGTWRPDPVRFPRGLRPISNYLHQNDSKMILWFTPEVVTPGTAIFRDHPEWLLRRGGIFWWTGHALFQGEINGHVDDSGLTMIENVAAFGIGPDNDTVVGRTSLADGNWHLVTATRAVDKQRNLSDLRIYIDGKLDGHATSTNTRKLNANDSWGVGRQYQTRGISGDIDDARVYDVALGREEIAALFRRTETVAPVSHFALDGTLEDSGSGTVAERIGKGGPVYVSGASGKNTDRALRFDNNYGVKIKNVASDNFTLSCWVRMDGPQPPPYAGQSFRLFDLGNPEAVKWLTDTIDHQIKQQGVDLYRHDGIAPLAYWRAKDTEERQGISEIRHVEGYLRYWDELRRRNPKMRTDLCSGGGSRNELESLRRSVPLWRSDYAYEPTAMQSLTYGMAHWIPYFGTGTNAVDTYTFRSQMAPAIVSVWDLRRTDINFDFHRSMLGEWRQVSQYYDGDFYPLTTYSNSNEVWMAWQFHKPENKKGVIQAFRRPKSNVVSMTFKLRGLEPDRQYLVSNPDMKDSQEMSGRELKEQGLPLRLNQPRQAATIFYEQLLEKSP; this is encoded by the coding sequence ATGCGTAACACGCCGATTTTCGTTCTTCTGTTTCTTTCCTTTCCGACGGATCCCCCGCCCCTCGCTGCCGCTCACCCCGTAGAACAGCAAGAAGCTCGATGCTGGATCGGGGCAAAGTTCAAGGGGATCCCAGAAAAACAACGACCACAAGCCTACCTAATCGATCGATCTCTCGGCGCACCGATGAGGAAGAATTCCGTTACGACGCGTGTATATTACGTCGAGACGGGTGCCCTTCCATTAAAGATCGCGAACACAACATACAGCGGAGGTCTTCACTGCGCAAGCGCCGGAAAAATTGAAGTGCATTTGCCAGCGGCCGCCGAAAGTTTTGAAGCCGTATTCGGCGTCGACAGCAATCGTGTCACCAGTTTCTATTCAAACGCCGGTCGCGGACGCGTTCTGGGATCGGTCCAAATCGGTGACCGTGAAGCCTTTCACTCACAGGTAATGTCCGAGGGAATGCCGGGTGTACCGATCAAAGCCGACATCAACGGCGCATCTCAATTCACATTGCAACTGGAGGGACGCCCCGAAGGCATCGTCCAACGTGTAAACTTCAATCAAGCGGACTGGGCGAATGCCCGAGTCACCATGGTCAACGGCGAGACGGTCAAGCTCGGTGAGTTGCCGATCGGTCCGCTACGTTCAGCCTACAGCCCCGAGGCCCCGTTTTCATTTGTATACGGCGGCCGGCACTCTAGTAAATTCTTAAAGCACTGGGACCTACAACGCGTCCAGAAGCAACTCGATGCCAACCGCCAGGAACACACCTTGACCTACACCGACCCTAAAACGGGTCTTCAAGTACGTTGCGTGGGTGTCGAATACCACGACTTTCCAGTCGTTGAATGGAAACTCTTCCTAAAAAACACGAGTAACCAACCGACGCCGCTGATCGAGGACATCTTTCCGATCGACACGACATTTGAGCGCCGCAACGAAGGCGAGTTCATTTTACATCACGCAAGTGGCGCAACCCACTCGTTAGTTTCCATCGAGGGCACCGATTACGCGCCTCGCGAAACGCGCCTGAACCCCAATTCCGAAAAACGATTGAGTTCGAAGGCTGGCCTACCCGCCAGCCACGACCTGCCATTTTGGAACATCGAATTTCCAGGCGGTGGTGTCGTCATGGCGGTAGGGTGGCCTGGCCAGTGGGCCGCAACGCTTCAGCGCGACAAGGCACGCAGCCTGCACATTAGCGCCGGGCAGGAAGAGGTACACTTTCGCTTGTTACCCGGAGAAGAAGTGCGAAGTCCCATGATCGCGTTGCTGTTTTGGAATGGCGATGATTGGATTCGCGCGCAGAATCTATGGCGCCGTTGGATGATTGCTCACAACCTTCCGAAGGTCGACGGCATCCCTCATCCGCCACAACACGCGGCCGGGGCATCCGCCCAGTATATCGAGGTCTCGACCGGCACAGAGCAGAATCAATTGGAGTTTCTCAAGCGCTATCAGGAAGAAGGCATCATGCCGGACTACTGGTGGATCGATGCCGGGTGGTACGAGTTTTCGGATTATTGGCTTGACGTTGGCACCTGGCGTCCCGACCCGGTTCGCTTCCCACGCGGGCTTCGCCCCATCTCCAATTACCTCCATCAGAACGACAGCAAGATGATCCTCTGGTTCACACCGGAAGTGGTGACCCCAGGTACGGCGATCTTTCGCGACCATCCAGAGTGGCTACTTCGACGTGGCGGCATTTTCTGGTGGACCGGACATGCGCTTTTCCAAGGAGAAATCAATGGCCATGTCGACGATTCTGGATTGACGATGATCGAAAACGTCGCCGCCTTTGGCATCGGTCCAGACAACGACACGGTTGTTGGGCGAACGTCCTTGGCAGATGGCAATTGGCACCTCGTGACAGCGACACGTGCCGTCGACAAACAACGCAACTTAAGTGATCTTCGGATTTACATTGACGGAAAGCTCGATGGGCATGCCACCTCGACCAATACGCGCAAACTCAATGCGAACGACTCCTGGGGAGTGGGACGCCAGTATCAAACGCGTGGGATCTCAGGGGACATCGATGATGCAAGAGTCTATGACGTCGCATTGGGCCGTGAAGAGATTGCAGCCTTATTTCGAAGAACGGAGACTGTCGCTCCTGTGAGTCACTTCGCACTCGACGGTACGCTGGAAGATTCCGGCAGCGGAACGGTCGCCGAGCGAATCGGAAAAGGCGGCCCCGTTTACGTCTCGGGCGCAAGCGGAAAAAACACCGACCGCGCACTTCGATTCGACAACAACTACGGCGTCAAAATTAAGAACGTCGCTTCGGATAACTTCACGCTATCTTGCTGGGTTCGTATGGACGGTCCCCAGCCACCACCGTACGCAGGCCAGAGTTTCAGGCTTTTCGACCTTGGTAATCCAGAGGCCGTCAAGTGGCTTACGGATACAATCGATCACCAGATCAAGCAGCAGGGAGTTGACCTTTACCGGCACGATGGGATTGCACCGCTAGCTTACTGGCGAGCGAAGGATACGGAGGAGCGTCAGGGCATCAGTGAGATTCGCCACGTCGAGGGCTATCTGAGATATTGGGATGAACTGCGCCGTCGAAATCCCAAAATGCGCACCGACCTCTGCTCTGGCGGCGGAAGCCGAAACGAGCTCGAATCGTTACGCAGATCGGTGCCTCTCTGGCGAAGCGACTACGCTTACGAGCCCACGGCTATGCAGTCACTGACGTACGGCATGGCGCATTGGATTCCTTACTTCGGCACCGGAACCAATGCGGTCGACACCTACACATTTCGCAGTCAAATGGCACCCGCCATTGTGTCGGTTTGGGACCTGCGCCGCACCGACATTAACTTTGATTTTCACCGAAGCATGCTAGGCGAGTGGCGCCAGGTTTCCCAATACTACGATGGCGACTTCTATCCGCTTACCACATACAGCAACAGCAACGAAGTCT
- a CDS encoding cupin domain-containing protein: MSFHNLARLAYRKIRPLLKRIDHYFMKLEAEKEAAQTFEYTAPETIQSKKHIAKLCRNPRMRGSVHTIPKGISEQLHHHDTVDGFWFVLSGRVRFLTTHDRVIGEFGPHQGIMTPQGFPYRFETVGTKPLQMLQVLTISPEEGWHRQNHGKSNFDRAEIDRSDSRTNPRTG; the protein is encoded by the coding sequence ATGTCATTCCACAATTTGGCACGCCTTGCCTACCGAAAGATCCGCCCACTCCTGAAACGGATTGACCACTACTTCATGAAGCTGGAGGCGGAAAAGGAAGCTGCGCAAACATTTGAGTACACGGCTCCTGAAACGATCCAATCAAAGAAGCACATCGCGAAACTTTGCCGCAATCCGAGAATGCGCGGATCAGTCCATACCATCCCCAAGGGCATCTCCGAGCAGCTCCACCACCATGACACCGTCGATGGATTCTGGTTTGTACTAAGTGGTCGCGTACGTTTTTTAACGACACACGACCGTGTGATTGGCGAATTTGGTCCCCACCAAGGCATCATGACACCGCAAGGTTTCCCCTACCGCTTCGAAACAGTAGGCACGAAACCACTGCAGATGCTGCAGGTCCTCACAATCAGCCCCGAGGAAGGCTGGCACCGACAAAACCACGGAAAGAGCAATTTCGACCGCGCTGAAATAGACCGCTCCGACAGCCGAACCAATCCGAGAACAGGCTAG